A single genomic interval of Variovorax sp. PMC12 harbors:
- a CDS encoding ShlB/FhaC/HecB family hemolysin secretion/activation protein has product MKKNGPPTRWRAVWLATMAMAAQGAAIAQAPTPAAPSAAPAVPASASAPAAPAEPARKVDIAEYIVRGNTVLDARAIERAVTPFLGPERTLKDVEAARDALLAAYQAAGYQSVYVDLPEQQVTQGIVFLQVNETRVGRVRVVGAEYNSPLDVRDQVPALKEGVVPDFNKAQTQLSALNRGPKRQVMPLVRQGSMPGTMDVDLKVEDQSPWRASVGLNNDYSADTRKLRASASLGHDNLWQLGHSASISFFGAPQDLSQTKVISASYAAPIPGSSWSVEANAFVSDSNVATVGGTDVLGKGHSIGLKATYTVPNAGDWWHAFNVGIDFKNNKEALTLKGSGDTVPLKYAPITLSYTGFRQSDKGQYGVGISLVVGTSSSFKYGSNEAEFDYKRYKSSPSFMVLKTDLNGTHTFDGGSQLSFRFNGQMTDSPLVSSEQIAGGGMNSVRGYLSAEATGDYGVVGSVELRSKPLTFLGSTVENWRVYAFADAARLRLKSPLPEQDDRFSLYSVGVGTTFKVGQYLAGRVDIGYPLIDGPRTKKHDPRVNFSLTANY; this is encoded by the coding sequence ATGAAGAAGAACGGCCCACCGACCCGCTGGAGAGCGGTGTGGCTGGCAACGATGGCGATGGCCGCGCAGGGAGCGGCTATCGCACAGGCGCCGACGCCCGCGGCCCCGTCCGCTGCACCCGCTGTGCCCGCGAGTGCCTCCGCACCGGCGGCACCGGCCGAGCCCGCCCGGAAGGTCGACATTGCCGAGTACATCGTGCGCGGCAACACCGTGCTCGATGCGCGTGCGATTGAGAGGGCCGTCACGCCCTTTCTCGGTCCCGAACGTACGCTCAAGGACGTGGAGGCTGCGCGCGACGCATTGCTCGCGGCCTACCAGGCGGCGGGCTACCAGTCGGTCTATGTCGACCTGCCCGAACAGCAGGTGACGCAGGGCATCGTGTTCCTGCAGGTCAACGAGACCCGCGTGGGCCGCGTGCGCGTGGTGGGCGCCGAGTACAACTCGCCGCTGGACGTGCGCGACCAGGTGCCGGCGCTCAAGGAAGGCGTCGTGCCCGATTTCAACAAGGCGCAGACCCAGCTCAGCGCGCTCAACCGCGGCCCCAAGCGCCAGGTGATGCCGCTGGTGCGCCAGGGCAGCATGCCGGGCACCATGGACGTGGACCTCAAGGTCGAGGACCAGAGTCCGTGGCGCGCGAGCGTCGGCCTGAACAACGACTACAGCGCCGACACGCGCAAGCTGCGCGCCAGCGCCTCGCTGGGGCACGACAACCTCTGGCAACTGGGCCACAGCGCGTCCATCAGCTTCTTCGGCGCGCCGCAGGACCTGAGCCAGACCAAGGTGATCTCCGCCTCGTACGCCGCGCCGATCCCGGGCTCCAGTTGGAGCGTGGAGGCCAACGCCTTCGTGTCCGACAGCAACGTGGCCACCGTGGGTGGCACCGACGTGCTGGGCAAGGGCCACTCGATCGGCCTGAAGGCGACCTACACCGTGCCGAATGCCGGCGATTGGTGGCACGCGTTCAACGTGGGCATCGACTTCAAGAACAACAAGGAAGCGCTGACGCTCAAGGGCAGCGGCGACACCGTGCCGTTGAAGTACGCGCCGATCACGCTGTCGTACACGGGCTTTCGCCAGTCGGACAAGGGCCAGTACGGCGTAGGCATATCGCTGGTCGTGGGCACCAGCAGCTCCTTCAAGTACGGCAGCAACGAGGCCGAGTTCGACTACAAGCGCTACAAGTCCTCGCCCAGTTTCATGGTGCTGAAGACCGACCTCAACGGCACGCACACCTTCGACGGCGGCTCGCAGCTGTCCTTCCGCTTCAATGGGCAGATGACCGATTCGCCGCTGGTTTCCAGCGAGCAGATCGCAGGCGGCGGCATGAATTCGGTGCGCGGCTATCTCTCGGCCGAGGCGACCGGCGACTACGGCGTGGTCGGCTCGGTCGAGCTGCGCAGCAAGCCACTCACATTTCTGGGCAGCACGGTGGAGAACTGGCGCGTCTATGCCTTCGCCGACGCCGCGCGGCTGCGGCTGAAGAGCCCGCTGCCCGAACAGGACGACCGCTTCTCTCTGTATTCGGTGGGCGTGGGCACCACCTTCAAGGTCGGCCAGTACCTCGCGGGCCGCGTCGACATCGGCTATCCGCTCATCGACGGTCCGCGCACGAAGAAGCACGACCCGCGGGTGAATTTCAGTCTCACCGCGAACTACTGA